CCTAAAAAGAAGGTTTCAGGAACAATACGGAAACTGGGCCGATTCAACGCCTTTTTTCATCGTTTACAATGCGGCTGACCCGCGCAGTTTAGTCCGGCTTTTTACAACACAAATCAACGATTCGACAAATAACTGGTACTTAAGGGTTCCGGAAAACACCTGCCTGCTTATTGACCTTGTTCGCATATACCCTGACGGTAGGGTGGTCACCGTATTGCGTTCTAATATCGTAACCACGCCAAGGGCATTTATGTCAGACCGGATTGATGAAGAATGGATGCTGGTTGACGACAAACAGAAAAAACTGTACAGGCGAATAGGTATAGGCCACGGCCCCAGTTCCCCGGACTTTTATAATCCCTTAAGAGAATAGTTTGAGAAAGGATGATTTTTTTGCCCAAAGGTTACCTTGCTTTGGTTCTCCACGCTCACTTGCCTTATGTCAGGCACCCTGAACATGAAAATTTTTTGGAAGAGAAATGGTTATACGAAGCTATTACCGAGTGTTACGTCCCTTTAATCAATGTCTTTGATTCTTTACTCGAAGACGGGGTTGATTTTCGCCTGACAATGTCAATAACGCCCCCACTCCTATGTATGCTTAATGATGATTTACTGAAAGAAAGATACCGTAAATATATCCTGAAGCTTTTGGAACTGGCCAAAAAAGAAGTTGTCCGGACCAGAAATGACCGAAGTTTTAACCGGTTGGCCAAAATGTATGTCGATTTCTTCAGCAGGGTCTATGAAACCTATGCCAACAAATACCATGGCAACCTGATCAGCGCCTATAAAAAATTTCAGGACCTGGGCAAGCTAGAAATCATTACCTGCGGCGCTACCCACGGTTTCTTCCCTCTACTGGGCATTCACCGGGAAGCTATCCGGGCCCAGGTAGGCATTGCCGTAGACAATTACTGGCAATTCTTCGGCAGGCCGCCAAAAGGCATTTGGCTGCCCGAGTGCGGATATAATCCGGGGGATGATTATATATTAGACGAATTCGGGATTAAATATTTCTTCGTCGACACCCACGGGGTCATGAATGCCTCCGTCCGGCCCAAATACGGTGTTTTCGCACCGATATACTGTCCTTCGGGTGTGGCCGCCTTCGGGCGGGATATGGAAACGTCAAAACAGGTCTGGAGTATGCACGAAGGTTATCCAGGGGATTTTAATTACCGGGAATTTTACCGGGATATCGGTTATGACCTGGATTTTGACTACGTTAAACCATATATCCACCCTGACGGCATCAGGACCCATACAGGCATCAAATATTATAAAATCACGGGCAAAACAGATTACAAAGAACCTTACAACCCTGATGTCGCCCTGGCCAAAGCGGCAGAACACGCAGGAAACTTTATGTTTAACCGGGAACGGCAAATCGAATATCTGGCCGAAATCATGGACCGCAAACCCATTGTGGTTTCACCTTATGACGCCGAACTGTTCGGGCA
This region of Thermincola ferriacetica genomic DNA includes:
- a CDS encoding glycoside hydrolase family 57 protein, which produces MPKGYLALVLHAHLPYVRHPEHENFLEEKWLYEAITECYVPLINVFDSLLEDGVDFRLTMSITPPLLCMLNDDLLKERYRKYILKLLELAKKEVVRTRNDRSFNRLAKMYVDFFSRVYETYANKYHGNLISAYKKFQDLGKLEIITCGATHGFFPLLGIHREAIRAQVGIAVDNYWQFFGRPPKGIWLPECGYNPGDDYILDEFGIKYFFVDTHGVMNASVRPKYGVFAPIYCPSGVAAFGRDMETSKQVWSMHEGYPGDFNYREFYRDIGYDLDFDYVKPYIHPDGIRTHTGIKYYKITGKTDYKEPYNPDVALAKAAEHAGNFMFNRERQIEYLAEIMDRKPIVVSPYDAELFGHWWYEGPQWLNFLIRKIAYDTDIFKLITPSEYLTEYPCNQVAVPSMSSWGYKGYNEVWLESSNHWIYRHLHKCAERMIELANMFPDAGGDLRRALNQAARELLLAQSSDWAFIMKTGTMVGYAVKRTKLHIHNFLSLYEDIKWNKINPHWLKELEDKNNIFPDIDYRYYASQQQLSSATER
- a CDS encoding DUF4912 domain-containing protein codes for the protein MDTVDILVIVSLFLLIIAGILLYSTKKTPIKKLNINQSLPSGTEFSQELAPQPSSKAVSEFIPELPASYGESRLTALVRDPYWVYLYWEITENLKRRFQEQYGNWADSTPFFIVYNAADPRSLVRLFTTQINDSTNNWYLRVPENTCLLIDLVRIYPDGRVVTVLRSNIVTTPRAFMSDRIDEEWMLVDDKQKKLYRRIGIGHGPSSPDFYNPLRE